ACGGACACCAGAAACCAAATTATAAACTGGCCAACTAGATTTTAAGTCTAAATGAatcatttttagaaaattttttatcatcatTATCATCTCTCTTTCAATACCAAATTTAAGGCATCTTTTATACATTCTCATCATTCATTAACCAGGCTTATTGCTTTCTATAGAAAACTTCTATATCTAGATCTAAGAATCATATAttcttttacttctttataaatttttataaagtaTTTATAGGTTATTGATACTAAAAAGTCAagttttgataaaataCCCATATATTCAAATATGACCAACCAAATTCCGTCTGCATCTTCAGCGGCAGATTTTGGAAGCTCAAAATCTACTTCTGTTGATGCAGTTCCAAATATGGATAAATCTTCGTCCGTTCGccgaaaaaatattgataGCAATGGTTTGCAACAAACTAATCAAATCGAGCAAGCAGAAAGTAGTTTGAATGCCGAAGCTGATCACTCTGAACCTGAACGTTATGGTTGTACACCGTCAGGAAAAGTTTTCTTATTACCAaaagaacaagaaaatCGACGAAGTATATTAGAAACTGTAGATCCTCGGTTTTCTAAGACACCCTGGGATTGGATTGTCATTTCATCTATCCTTGCTCAAGTACTTCTGTTTTTTATGACAACCGGTGCAGTTCGTCGTTACTCTATGATgctttgtttctttttttggagAATCAGTTATGATGCTGGTATAGGTTTTTTGCTACATATGCAATCGAATCATAGAAAAGTTGTCACTTGGATTTCTgactttggtttttttgataaagaaaatcacCCGAAGCTTTAtgatttaacaaaaaagcaACTTATATCTAAGATGGACTCTAGTTATAACTATGATACTTCCCCTCTTGAGTTTAATTCCTGGTTGGTATTCCGTCACTTCGTCGATTTAATTCTCATGTGCGATTTCTGCTCATACATTTTGATGGGATTGGCATGGACTTGTTGGCCGAAGGTTAATAtcattcttcaatttttgaggaTTTTTGGAGGTATCGCGCTTATTGTATTCAACTATTGGGTAAAAATGGATGCTCATAGAGTTGTTCGCGACTACGCTTGGTATTGGGgtgattttttctttttgcttcGCTCTTCTTTGGTTTTCAACGGAGTTTTTGAGCTCGCTCCTCATCCCATGTATTCTGTAGGTTATGCTGGTTATTATGGTATGAGTCTTTTAACTGGTAGTTATGCAGTTCTTTTTGCTAGCATCCTCGCACATGCTGCTCAATTTGGTTTCTTACTGTTTGTTGAAAACCCCCATATTGAGAGAACATATGGTACAGACATCAATCATGCTAGATTGTCTCCACGGGGTGAAGACaatgaatttgaattaCCTCCAGAACATGATTTAGTTGGGTTTGTCAACTTTGATTTCACTAGGATTTCCGATGTCGCTTTGCTTATCATAGCCTTGTATAGtattttcataattttGTTATCGTCGAATTCTCATTATAGTCAGTTTTGGGCTATATTTCAAGCTTTTGTTTGGCGTTTCTTGCATTCCATAATTCATgcttttattcttttttaccaatcaaaaagcaaagcaTGGACCAAACATTTTATCAGAAATGGTGAATCTGCTGCTTATGCATGGTCCCAATGGAAGGGGTTATATAATCTTACATTGAACATGTCTTATATTTCCTTTGTTATGGCTGCTTGGAAATTGTATCATTTACCTTCAAACTGGACGTATGGACTTGTGTCTCTAAGACATGCCTTAGGTTTTGGACTGATTGCTTTACATATTTATACATCTGTCTCAATATATGAAGACCTAGGGCAATATGGTTGGTTTTACGGTGACTTCTTTTTACCTAGCCGATCACCCAAGCTTGTTTATCAAGGAATTTATCGATATGTTAACAATCCTGAGCGATTCCTTGGTTGTTCGGCTTATTGGGGTCTTGCATTGATCAGCAGTTCTGCTTGGATATTTTTAATCGCAATTCTAGCACAACTTTCTAATCTAGCAATTATCCGTTTAGTCGAACAGCCACATATGCAGAAAGTTTATGGAAACACTCTTCGTAAAGAAGCCGGTATTTCTAAATTGATTAAACAGGCTACTTctgaaaaaggaaatattcTTCCAAAAACAGTCGAGACGCATATGAAAGCTTTAACAACATCCGTTGATAAGGTTCTGGATCAAACTGCAGAAGCTCTTGAGGAGTTTGTAAATACTGCACCACCGAAAGTACAGGAATTATTGAAAGGAACTGAAAGCAATCTTCGTAAAAATGCACAACTCGCCATTCTCAAACTGTTTGCTCCTCAATTAAGTAGCTCTACTCATTTTGATTATAAGTTAGAAATTAAAGGAATTGACAACAACCAAGTACTATTGGGGCATCCCATTACGGTATGCTGGACAGCTTCTCCGAATCATGAAATTAACGATTGGATTGGACTTTATAAATTATCTGACAATGCGAGCGATCTTTATACTCAAACTTCGAGTGAAGGTCGGTGGTCTGCGATTGATGCCAATGGCTACACATCTCATTGTTCCAGTATAAAGTCACTTTCGAATGACAAAAATTCTGGAGAAGTTGAGTTTTCCGGAGATCTGTTATTTTGGGAAACCGGAACGTTTGAATTCCGTTATCATTATGGGGGAAAGCATTTAGTTATGGCAAAAACAGAACCTTTCGTGATCACTGCAACTTCAATGAATACTACCGACGTGGATGAAGTTTCAGCATATTTACTTAAATCCATTAAATTTTGTGACCCTAATATAACACCGCATGATGGTGATGCGTCCTTGTGCGATATTTCTGAAGGTTCTGCTAGAAAACTAACTTCTATCATCAAGTATAGCTTCGGCATAGATTTAAGTTATCGCGTTGTTCAAGTAGATGGCAGCTGTAGCGCTTTATCTCGAAGAATCGTCAATtccttaaaaattttacaatctTTTGATGGTCCCAGCGGTGCAAAAGATGATTAAatattcaacaattttatgATTTATTCATTCAACATGAATTTTTGCTCTTACATGACTAGTGAGCTTCAACCGCTTTAGACAAATAATGTTACTGAATATATatactttattttaataaatgaaaagtataatttaaatgatcttttaattcaaaaaaaaaaccccAAAGATAAATATGTATGGATATTTAGGTAACCTGAGatcatcaattttaatCATTGATTGAATCCAATTTTGAATAGCTATACCGAACAATTTGTATATTCCAAATGTagtctcaaaaaaaataacctTTAGTAAATTATTCATAAACGTTGACTATATTAAAGTATATAAAAACTGTAATAACAATCTAATAAGGTAAAAAAAGGTTATGGAAATCGTgtcaaaatgaaattgattataATTATACGTTAACATTAGAGGCATCATCTGCTGAAGCATTTGAAGCATGAGTACTAGCTGAAGAATAAATACTACGACGATCATCACTTGCATGATTCACAATACCATAAAACTGATCCAGCTCATCTTTATTTGAGCAAAATTCCCTAAATTTACGCTCTAATTCTTCAGCAGTCTCTTTCAAATTAGGATTCAAAGTGCTTTTGTTGCTTTTGGTGAAACTCAATTTGCTAACCTTTGAGTTATGAAGGCGATTTGGAAGCCACAAAAATCGTTGATCATCATCAATTTGAACTAGCACAGTTCCTGTTCTGTGTATGTATTGTACGTAACGAAAGTTAGGTTTTCCCCAAGAATAAACTGCGGTAATTGATTTCGGAAACGTACTAGCTGCTTCGGTgtctaaaataaaatcaaagtGCTCAAGAATTTTAACATTCCACCAATTCTTAGAATAGTTCACTGGATCATTTACCAGAGGCGCTCGTTCAGGAATAGGTGGAGGATCTAACGCTAGTGAAATGATCGAGACTTGGTCAAAGGGGTTAAGTTCTCCGACGGCTGCAATTTCATGAATTGGAGCTTCCACTAATTTCAAGCCATAACGCTCTAAAATCCGTGACCAAGATTGAAGGAGCTTCTCGATAACACTTGCTGTAGCCAATAACCATTCAATGCGAATATGATAACATGAGGCAGGATTATGAAGCAAATCGTAATGGACGGTCACTGTTTCGGAtttcccattttttttctcaacgTCTgcattaaacaaaatgcGTCTCGACAACTCTAACCGAGAAGGACCAGCTTCTGATTctgttattattttattatctaAATGTTTTTGACCTGAATCTTTTTTTCGACTGAACCAACTACGATATGGCCTGTTTGAAACAGGTTTGATACTGTAATCGGGTGAAATTCGATAAACATAGTAGCCATCTAACAAAGggtgtttttttaatgcatGATCAAAGAGTCCTAGGCTTAACAACTTATTTCCATATTTAAGAGCTTCTTCTCTAGTATTGATACCAATGAAGGTATTAGCTAACCAGGAAACAAATTCACTCCCAAGAAAACAATTCTCATAAATTCTGTAATGCCATGTAATATCGTCAATTTTAGGACCACCAGGCCCTTGAATTTCTTTAGCGATGGTATGAAGGTCAGCAGAGCAATCTAATCGTTTATTAGGCATAAACAATGATTGTTCATTCCTAGAAGAATCCAATCGCAACGCTTCTAATTCAGAGTGAATATACTGAGCCATTGGTAAAGTTGTAAATTTGATTCCTAGAAGTTCAGCAGGCGAAGTATTCggtgttttattattgctGTCATTCATGGGGtcaatttttcctttatacAAAAGTTCACTTAGCTTGTAAATACCTTCAACTCTAAATTCTTCATCGCTTAGAGCATCCGCATGATCCAGCAATTgatacttttgaaaaacatgTGTTGATGTAGTAGACATTGGTAACAACACAAAACGGGCTCGCCAATATTTAACAGAGTCGGGTAAATAAGTCTCAAATCCACATATTAATTGATCGACGTAATTCCAATTATAATTTGCGGAATCATTGGCAGAAAATGTGATATTAGACTTGACATATTtacattcatttttagaccaaaaattataatCGTATCTCATTTTACCTTGACCAGAAACCTTTTTGACATAACGCTTTACTTCAATATTGTATCCTACTGAATCACATGAAAGCCTGTGGAACTGACTATCGCCTAGAGAAAGGCAAACTGCATCACTGCCTACTGTTAAATGCCCATTTCTTTGATTATTTACAGAGCGAGAGAAATCGGTAATCGTTCCTGCCTTATTGGCCTTGGGATTACCGCTATAAGAGACCGCGGCAGCTGGATTAACCACAATTTGATATCCACGTGATAATCTTTGACAAATCATCTCAGCAAGTAATTCCTGTTGATTCATTTGAGTAAATTCAGGATCGATTCCAATTGTGTATGTGTATTCCTCAAATTTATCATTCAATTCCTCTTCAGAAGGGAAGTAACTAAAAGTTAACGGAAGCGCACCAGGAGTACACATGGAAAGCCAATTAAACTTCCTAACATCCTGCACTTTCATATAGAGATGTTCCCATCTTAAAGAAACGGGATCATTATCAGCAGTTGTCTCTTTCAGTTTAAAAGGATTTTGAATAATCTTCCATGGTGTTTGATATTCATTCTCTAAATTGGTAGAACTTTTCGGAATTACAGTCTTAGCATATTCAGGACTGTTGGGCTTTAAAAACGTTGGGGGCTTTTTTGTCGCTATTGGAGGAGCTTGACTAAAAGCCTTGCAACTATCACTatcttcattatttttgatcGGAATAGGTCTTTGAATTGTAGATTTGAAACCAAGTGGGTTTGCCGAAGTAGTAACCGTAGCGGGGAGAGCCAAGAAACCTTTTAATAAAGCCGGAAAGGAAGACTTTTTGGTAAGAAGTGAAGACTTATTAGATGAAGACGTTTGTAAGGAAGACGATACATTGCTAGAGTTACCAGCTAATTTCTGTAGCCTTTCGGTGAGGGCAGATTTACCAAACTGTCTTGCCGACTCTTTGCTGGTGCTTTTAAGATCATCAACTTTAGCTCCAAAACTAGATATCGATTCTTTCCCTGAAATTACTGTAGAAAGACTATGCCCATTCATCTCAAGGTAAGAACTTTTGTCCACATTAACGGGTGTATGAGATGAGAAATGGCGAGGAGATGATGAGCTCAAAACATCGTTTGCACTAACAGCAGCCTCACCAGTAAATTGCCGTTCATCGTAATCTTCTTGCACTTCTTCACTGAACACAGACCCTTTCAACAATGGATCAGACTGTAATAATGGAATCGAAATTTTGGCACTTTCGGCTTCCAGTACACCCATCATTTGTAATTCATGCATTTTTGCAGTAGGCTCAAATTGATGTTCTCGCATTAAATTTTCCCAAGGAGAACGTAAGGACCTCATTTCCGTAGTACTGTAAAAACTAATGTTACAGCCAATTGGAAATGTATATAACCATTCGGTATCCTCctttaaattattcaaaaaggAAGACACTGAGAAGTTTGAAACTGATGACGTTAAGGAATTTGGTATTACATTAGAAGGGGAAAcggaagaagaaattcTGCTGGTTAGTTGggatctttttttgtttttcaccGGATTTTTGTATCGAACAATAGGCGTTAGAAATAAAGGAACTTTTCCTAAGGATACGATATCCATACCAACAACGGTATTGAGTAAGCTTTTAGAAGTCAAGTGTagcattttttcatttacttcATATAAACCAGTTCCTGGGGTAACTATTATGATACTAGTACCAGTACGTGATAAATCTCTGTCGATATAATCTGactgaaattgaaagaCAGCCATATTAATGACTTCCAAAAAGTTGCCTTCTTGGGATCCTGTCATCCTTCCGCATATATACTCAATTTCTCTCCCATTTTCATCCTTAATTTTCCTAACAATGACATCTTGTCGAAATTTTGCAAGTTCTAGTTTCAAATTTGCTAAAACAGGTTGCCAATCTCTGCTAGAAACATTATCCACCACCaccttgaaaaaatcttcGTAAGGACCACCTTCGTTATCAATAGAAGCattgaaagaattttgTGGATAAATACTACTTCCTTTTtcactatttttttgagacCTTGGTTGCCAAACACACATAGGCCCATGGTGGCTGTACTCGACACgagtaaacaaaattataGAAACCAAATGATGAGTTCCTAAGTCTctccaaaaagaaaaaagatcaGGAAGAAAACCATCTATTGCTTTGTTATAATTGAGCTCtccatcttcttcaaagtGCCACATCTCTTCACtcatttgaataaaaattagaaatctGGCACTTTCAGACCGAAAAATTGGCTTAGTGCGTTCTGAAATGTACGCTGAATgacatttttttccttttctccATATACATCTAATTTCTCCAGGCACATCTCCTATAAAGGAAACACGCTGTTTTAGATAAACGCATTTACCGCATAATTCTCTAAAAAGCTTCCACATATCGCTTCTAGATATAAATTGGTcccgaaaaaaaattaccaCATGTTCGGCTTCTAAATTAGTTTTGTCTTCACAAATTTTGACAACCACCGGTTCacgattttttatattgagCAAAGAGCTTATGTGAGATACAACTGAAAGTTGCAGATTCGGATGTCGCCTCTTTAAATCATCTGTTAAAGGGGAGGGCATCAAATATACTGGTTCTTTTTCACGTTTAGCATGTAGTTTCCCTGTGCTTGAGTGATTATGCTGTAAAGCGATTTCATCACCATTTTGGGCCcttatttcaaaaatatcaCCAGGTTTAGCAGAAGGTACTAAATCATAATTTAAGACTGCATCGTTTGGAAACAATGATGATTCGTGCGTCCACAGGTTCAAGGTAATAGCCATTTCATGAATTGAACAACCTACGCCATTAAGGCAgtaatcaaaaaattaaatacaagaattgtatcaaaaaaagaagtaaataATCTCTTTACACAACTTTATACGTTTGATTTTGATTAGGCGGATGTTGGGGTAGAGCTGCAAAAATCCAGTATAACACCAAGATAAATTGCACTAGTAAACACAGGTTACTCTTAtcataaaatcaaatagtAAATGTTGCATTTATAAAGGTAGAGCATAATTGTGTATATTATATGACTCATGactaaatatttaatttaaggCAGAATGTATACTACTTGCACGAATACTTGATTGTCTAAGACACAATCATTAATATACCAGCAAGCACTTcgttatcttttttttttttttttttgtgataCTGTATTACTtagaatttatttgaaaaaaatgtttctaTCATATCGAATGTTTAAGATGTAGGTGTTCTTACGTTTATACCTCGTATATCATTGACTTTATTCTATTGACTTCAATATATGATATTAGATTACAATTCAGTGATTGAAACAGAGGCTGAATTccaattgtttatttcattttttggcTAACGGATTTGTTGAATTGGGGTGCAGTCTAAACTACAAAGACTCAAACCAGCTGACTCAATAATgtaatattaaattttcagcattaagcttaaaaaatgatattcaTCACCCCAGTTTCTGAATTCAGGTTTGAAGTTCGATCAAATGAGGATTAATGTTTGAAAACCGAGCATTTTGCAATCTACTTTAAATTACCTTCAGAAAGCGACTAAACAATCTTGTGCGTTGAAAGTTAGCTTAAAAAAGttacaattaaaatttaacttaattactttttaaatttatgatGTCCTAAACAAATCAATATTGCTAAAATAACCAAATTCCATAAACAAGAATTAAATAAGTGcagaattaaaaatgagAGACCAATAAGAAGAGTTAAGGGGATAATCTTTAGTACAAGTTGACCTATATACATGATATTGGGGAAGTGAAGTAGAGCAatgaattttgaataatcaTAAAAAGTAGTCGGCAATGGGTCGTTTTGTTGGAATGCCAGATCTTTCTTGAGAGGCAGTACCAAAAATCTTAAAGGATTGCGTTTGGTTTTCATCAAGTTGTAATATAGAAGCAACATTTCCACATCTGTAACAGTAATTGGGTGCACTCCAAACAGTAACCACGCTTCCTTTATCCTTTTCTGGAATGGTTATTATGTCTCCAGGTGCCGGAGAATCATCAACAGGTGAGGCAGAATCTGAATCCAGCTCAGAGTCCTCttcatttgtaaatttgGGATACTGTTTATCTTTATCGGAAAAATGGATTTTGTAACCCTCCATAACCAATTGATGAGCACGAGCAATGAATGAAAGGTCATTAGCGCGATTAAAAACTTCAGAAACGTCGGcaccaaacaaaaatccAGCACCTCTGGGAGATAAACCCCATCCACTAATATCTTCTGGATCTGACCAAAGTAGATCACACATTGCTCCTTCATGCGGAACTTCTTGTTTTCGATCCAACAGTCGAATCTTCATAAAAAGCGTTAAAAGTTTAGTTCAAATTTTCGGAATTAATAACATACCTGATCGATACTGCTGATGCTTGGTGAAAGTCCACCGTGCACACAAAAAACCTTTCCATCCACCAAAGCACCAAGCGAAAGataatcaaatatttcaCAACAATATCGCCATACATTGGCAGAACCATATTTCCTTACACATTCGTCATAAAATCCATAAACTTGTGTTATTTGTCGTGATTCATGATTTCCCCGGATAAGGGTCATCTCTTTCGgatatttacattttaaagTCAATAACAGGAGAAATGTTTCTACAGAGTAAAACCCTCTATCAACAAAATCCCctagaaataaatattttgtacCTGGACATGACCCACCAATTCGAAAAAGCTCCAGTAAATCATGCAATTGGCCATGGATATCACCACAAATGGTTACAGGAGATGAGATCCATTGTATGTTAGATTCctcaattaaaatatctCTTACACGCTGACAAAGTTCAACAACTACCACAAAACGTTAGACCCCATTCTTATAATTATGGCAAAGAACAACCAATATGAATGATCGTTGTTATATCGACGGAGATAAAAGTTATTCTATAAATACTATTATACATACCATTTGATTCTGGAATTAACCTTCCGTTCTCCAGTTCCTCAAGTTGCCAATCCAAATCTAAATCAGTCATTTTGAACTCGTCAAAACataaagtaaagaaaactAGAATAACTTGGTCCTTTagaataagaaaataaacaagtgaaattctttttcaactttatgTATCatttaagaaatttaattttaaataagtcAAAATACCTCTGTCAAGAGGTATGACGCGTAGAGCTTTGGTGACTAAAATTCGgttttccttttgataatgacttttaaaataattaacatGACCTCCTTAATTAGCAGCTTCCGAATTTTATTGACACATACGTTGCGTTACGCTAGATTGTTTTTCAGAAAAATACGGTTGCTCCACCATTATTAGTGCTTTCATCTCGAAATGAAATGGACACAAGTTTTTGTATTagattgtttttttttaatcatttatacttaaaattaatgatgaactagaatcttttaattaagTTGCATGCTACTCCAGTATGATTATTATAGCATGCCGTATTATCATTGATCTTGAGTTTTTATAACGCTAATACAAGAACGTGCACCTACtcatatatatatctaGATTATAAGAAAAACTCCTATAGTTCTAACGGATCTAAATTGTTCGCACAAATGCGCAGCTTTGATGTTATAGGGTTTTTGTGAAATAAACTACATAACACTATAGCTTCTTGGTAAAAATCAGATAACACTCACAATTATAGGTAAAATAATCTGTATGCTGAAGGCGTACCCCTGTGGCGGAATATACACTCAATATAGAAAAACTGTATAGTCAATTCGTGTTGCAAACCCATAATTTATGTGAAGCTTTAACATAATTTGCATACTATTCTTTACTTATGTTCAGTCGGCAACTCAAGATGTTCAAATAACTAAAAAGATTTTAGAAATATATTCTTTCTATCTTTCAATATGGTTTACTGCAATTTGCGTACTATCAAAAGAATGAGGTGTGTAAGAAATGCTTGCCCTGAGCAGTACaatgcaattttttaatactttaaCTATATCAATCAATGTGTATGCTGTTGTTTTTATCAAGTATGAAACATATCTCATCTTGGTTGTTTTGGTCGCTTGTTATAAACTCATTTGGCTAGTAAAGCGACTGTTAATTTTATGTACAacatacaaaaataaaatgttaacAGAATTGTTTGGGTATTACGTAGAATCGGAGTATAAGCGCAACACACTAGTTTTTTTTGccgaaaaaattattttccaGACGTTTTAATACCGAGGGATAAAGTTATCTGATCAGTCACGAtggtaattaaaaaaatgagatCGAGAATGCCGTTTAATGAATAgacaatgaaaaaagtGAAGAAGAATCATCAAAACGTACATCAAAAGTGgtttaactaaaaaatttcgagTAATTTACTTGGATATGTTTTTTGCTGCAATTATATCATTTGCGTCGCCTATTGTGCAAGGAAGAGATTTTACTAGATACGTTTTCTACACTGCTCAGCCGAACCTGCCGACAACCAACTAGGAAAAAATAGGGCGTTGATTGttgattaaaaagaataaactaggtttttgaaaaaaaaagtaggaaaagaaataattccTCAAGCTGTGCTATTTTGATTGGAAATGAGCGTCGAAATTACTTTTGTTGAACAATTTCAAGAGATATTGCAAAATGGAAAAGAGCAAATAATTTTACTCAATTTTTATGCACCATGGGCTGCTCCATGCAAGCAAATGAACCAAGTCTTTGATCAATTTGCAAAGGACACGAAAAATGCCgttttcttaaaaattgaagctGAAAAATTTTCCGATATAGCAGAGTCGTTTGATGTAAACGCTGTTCCtctatttgttttaatcCACGGAGCAAAAGTTTTGGCTAGAATTTCGGGGGCAAAtcctcaaaaattgaaggcTGCTATTGACGAGTATATTCAACCCCTTATCTCCCAAATATCCTCTACCAACGCGTCCGTGGAAACTCAAGTAAATTCCGTTCAGACTACCAACACTACTTCCAATACCTCTAAAGCTCCAAATGGGTTGGATTCTGAACTAAATGAAAGGTTGAGCACGCTAACAAATGCTCACAATGTTATGCTCTTTTTAAAGGGTACTCCTTCAGAACCTGCATGTGGTTTTAGTCGTAAGCTCGTTGGATTACTTCGTGAGCAAAACGTTCAGTAtggattttttaacatattGGCTGATGATTCTGTACGCCAAGGTCTTAAAGTGTTTTCCGATTGGCCAACTTTCCCTCAATTGTACATTAAAGGTGAATTCGTCGGTGGTTTAGATATTGTTTCGGAGATGATTGAAAATGGTGAATTGCAAGAGATGCTTCCCAATTAATTGTTATCTGTGCATATGAAGAATTGTACTTTTAATATCCTTAATCATTCTTTTATGTTGATGATTTTGTGAAAGATAACTTTTAAATTGGATAATCAGATAATAATACGATTGCAGATTTAGTTTTCtgttaatttaattttgttaactAACCGCCTCAACTTatcaaaacaaatgttaataaaactATATAACATAAAATGAGTTTAAGCAAGTAAATAACGCATAATAAGCAACCAGGTTAATTAAGAATACACAAAGGAGCCAGAACTACCATTGCAACTATTACTTCGTACACTTTACCATTTAGCAGTACCCCCaaatttcagaaaaaataaacaattagaGTATGCAATACAACTGCGCCAGTATCCACACAAAAGAACTAATCGACTACTACACCTTTCTCTACATTTTATT
This region of Schizosaccharomyces pombe strain 972h- genome assembly, chromosome: II genomic DNA includes:
- the iml1 gene encoding GATOR1-SEACIT GTPase activating complex subunit Iml1 — protein: MAITLNLWTHESSLFPNDAVLNYDLVPSAKPGDIFEIRAQNGDEIALQHNHSSTGKLHAKREKEPVYLMPSPLTDDLKRRHPNLQLSVVSHISSLLNIKNREPVVVKICEDKTNLEAEHVVIFFRDQFISRSDMWKLFRELCGKCVYLKQRVSFIGDVPGEIRCIWRKGKKCHSAYISERTKPIFRSESARFLIFIQMSEEMWHFEEDGELNYNKAIDGFLPDLFSFWRDLGTHHLVSIILFTRVEYSHHGPMCVWQPRSQKNSEKGSSIYPQNSFNASIDNEGGPYEDFFKVVVDNVSSRDWQPVLANLKLELAKFRQDVIVRKIKDENGREIEYICGRMTGSQEGNFLEVINMAVFQFQSDYIDRDLSRTGTSIIIVTPGTGLYEVNEKMLHLTSKSLLNTVVGMDIVSLGKVPLFLTPIVRYKNPVKNKKRSQLTSRISSSVSPSNVIPNSLTSSVSNFSVSSFLNNLKEDTEWLYTFPIGCNISFYSTTEMRSLRSPWENLMREHQFEPTAKMHELQMMGVLEAESAKISIPLLQSDPLLKGSVFSEEVQEDYDERQFTGEAAVSANDVLSSSSPRHFSSHTPVNVDKSSYLEMNGHSLSTVISGKESISSFGAKVDDLKSTSKESARQFGKSALTERLQKLAGNSSNVSSSLQTSSSNKSSLLTKKSSFPALLKGFLALPATVTTSANPLGFKSTIQRPIPIKNNEDSDSCKAFSQAPPIATKKPPTFLKPNSPEYAKTVIPKSSTNLENEYQTPWKIIQNPFKLKETTADNDPVSLRWEHLYMKVQDVRKFNWLSMCTPGALPLTFSYFPSEEELNDKFEEYTYTIGIDPEFTQMNQQELLAEMICQRLSRGYQIVVNPAAAVSYSGNPKANKAGTITDFSRSVNNQRNGHLTVGSDAVCLSLGDSQFHRLSCDSVGYNIEVKRYVKKVSGQGKMRYDYNFWSKNECKYVKSNITFSANDSANYNWNYVDQLICGFETYLPDSVKYWRARFVLLPMSTTSTHVFQKYQLLDHADALSDEEFRVEGIYKLSELLYKGKIDPMNDSNNKTPNTSPAELLGIKFTTLPMAQYIHSELEALRLDSSRNEQSLFMPNKRLDCSADLHTIAKEIQGPGGPKIDDITWHYRIYENCFLGSEFVSWLANTFIGINTREEALKYGNKLLSLGLFDHALKKHPLLDGYYVYRISPDYSIKPVSNRPYRSWFSRKKDSGQKHLDNKIITESEAGPSRLELSRRILFNADVEKKNGKSETVTVHYDLLHNPASCYHIRIEWLLATASVIEKLLQSWSRILERYGLKLVEAPIHEIAAVGELNPFDQVSIISLALDPPPIPERAPLVNDPVNYSKNWWNVKILEHFDFILDTEAASTFPKSITAVYSWGKPNFRYVQYIHRTGTVLVQIDDDQRFLWLPNRLHNSKVSKLSFTKSNKSTLNPNLKETAEELERKFREFCSNKDELDQFYGIVNHASDDRRSIYSSASTHASNASADDASNVNV
- the cho2 gene encoding phosphatidylethanolamine N-methyltransferase Cho2, coding for MTNQIPSASSAADFGSSKSTSVDAVPNMDKSSSVRRKNIDSNGLQQTNQIEQAESSLNAEADHSEPERYGCTPSGKVFLLPKEQENRRSILETVDPRFSKTPWDWIVISSILAQVLLFFMTTGAVRRYSMMLCFFFWRISYDAGIGFLLHMQSNHRKVVTWISDFGFFDKENHPKLYDLTKKQLISKMDSSYNYDTSPLEFNSWLVFRHFVDLILMCDFCSYILMGLAWTCWPKVNIILQFLRIFGGIALIVFNYWVKMDAHRVVRDYAWYWGDFFFLLRSSLVFNGVFELAPHPMYSVGYAGYYGMSLLTGSYAVLFASILAHAAQFGFLLFVENPHIERTYGTDINHARLSPRGEDNEFELPPEHDLVGFVNFDFTRISDVALLIIALYSIFIILLSSNSHYSQFWAIFQAFVWRFLHSIIHAFILFYQSKSKAWTKHFIRNGESAAYAWSQWKGLYNLTLNMSYISFVMAAWKLYHLPSNWTYGLVSLRHALGFGLIALHIYTSVSIYEDLGQYGWFYGDFFLPSRSPKLVYQGIYRYVNNPERFLGCSAYWGLALISSSAWIFLIAILAQLSNLAIIRLVEQPHMQKVYGNTLRKEAGISKLIKQATSEKGNILPKTVETHMKALTTSVDKVLDQTAEALEEFVNTAPPKVQELLKGTESNLRKNAQLAILKLFAPQLSSSTHFDYKLEIKGIDNNQVLLGHPITVCWTASPNHEINDWIGLYKLSDNASDLYTQTSSEGRWSAIDANGYTSHCSSIKSLSNDKNSGEVEFSGDLLFWETGTFEFRYHYGGKHLVMAKTEPFVITATSMNTTDVDEVSAYLLKSIKFCDPNITPHDGDASLCDISEGSARKLTSIIKYSFGIDLSYRVVQVDGSCSALSRRIVNSLKILQSFDGPSGAKDD
- the pph3 gene encoding serine/threonine protein phosphatase, giving the protein MTDLDLDWQLEELENGRLIPESNVVELCQRVRDILIEESNIQWISSPVTICGDIHGQLHDLLELFRIGGSCPGTKYLFLGDFVDRGFYSVETFLLLLTLKCKYPKEMTLIRGNHESRQITQVYGFYDECVRKYGSANVWRYCCEIFDYLSLGALVDGKVFCVHGGLSPSISSIDQIRLLDRKQEVPHEGAMCDLLWSDPEDISGWGLSPRGAGFLFGADVSEVFNRANDLSFIARAHQLVMEGYKIHFSDKDKQYPKFTNEEDSELDSDSASPVDDSPAPGDIITIPEKDKGSVVTVWSAPNYCYRCGNVASILQLDENQTQSFKIFGTASQERSGIPTKRPIADYFL